A DNA window from Lagenorhynchus albirostris chromosome 5, mLagAlb1.1, whole genome shotgun sequence contains the following coding sequences:
- the CHRD gene encoding chordin isoform X7 produces MPSLPAPPAPLLLLGLLLLCSRPARGAGPEHPALPIRPEKEPLPIRGAAGCSFGGKVYALDETWHPDLGEPFGVMRCVLCACEAPQWGRRARGAGRVSCKNIKPECPTLACGQPRQLPGHCCQTCPQERSGPEKQPTGLAFEYPRDPEHRSYSDRGEPGAEDRGRGDGHTDFVALLTGPRSQAVARARVSLLRSSLRFSISYRRLDRPTRIRFSDSTGSILFEHPAAPTQDGLVCGVWRAVPRLSLRLLRAEQLHVALVTPSHPSGEVWGPLIRHRALAAETFSAILTLEGPPQQGIGGIAILTLSDTEDSLHFLLLFRGLLEARSGGPAQVPLRLQILHQGKLLRELQANASAQEPGFAEVLPNLTAQEMDWLVLGELQMALERASGSGLRISGHIAARQSCDVLQSVLCGADALIPVQTGAAGSASLTLLGNGSLIYQVQVVGTGSEVVAMTLETKPQRRNQHTVLCHMAGLQPGGYMAVGVCPGLGARGAHMLLQNELFLNVGTKDFPDGELRGHVAALPYSGHSARHDTLPVPLAGALVLPPVQSQAAGHAWLSLDTHCHLHYEVLLAGLGGSEQGTITAHLLGPPGMPGPRRLLKGFYGPEAQGVVKDLEPELLRHLAQGSASLLITTKGSPQGELRGQVHIANQCEAGGLRLAAAGAEEVRVPGALDAVVAEVAALPAVLGPDAPAPAKPGGPGRLRDPNTCFFEGQQRPHGARWAPNYDPLCSLCTCQRRTVICDPMVCPPPSCPSPVQAPDQCCPVCPEKQDVGDLPGLPKNRDPGEGCYFDGDRSWRAAGTRWHPVVPPFGLIKCAVCTCKGGTGEVHCEKVQCPRLACAQPVRANPTDCCKQCPGQWFPESQSWHPSVPPFGEMSCITCRCGAGVPHCERDDCSLPLSCGPGKESRCCSHCTARRRSVADTRTVPELEKEAEGS; encoded by the exons ATGCCGAGCCTCCCGGCCCCGCCGGCCCCGCTGCTGCTCCTCGGGCTGCTGCTGCTCTGCTCCCGGCCGGCCCGCGGCGCCGGCCCCGAGCACCCAGCGCTGCCCATCCGGCCCGAGAAGGAGCCGCTGCCCATTCGGGGAGCAGCAG GCTGCTCCTTCGGCGGGAAGGTCTATGCCTTGGACGAGACGTGGCACCCGGACCTGGGGGAGCCCTTCGGGGTGATGCGCTGCGTGTTGTGTGCCTGCGAGGCG CCTCAGTGGGGTCGCCGCGCAAGGGGCGCGGGCAGGGTCAGCTGCAAGAACATCAAACCCGAGTGCCCAACCCTGGCCTGCGGGCAGCCGCGCCAGCTGCCCGGACACTGCTGCCAGACCTGCCCCCAGG AGCGCAGCGGTCCGGAAAAGCAGCCAACGGGCCTGGCCTTCGAGTATCCGCGGGACCCAGAGCACAGAAGCTACAGCGACCGTGGGGAGCCTGGAGCTGAGGATCGGGGGCGTGGAGACGGCCACACGG ACTTCGTGGCGCTGCTGACGGGGCCAAGGTCGCAAGCGGTGGCACGGGCCCGAGTGTCACTGCTGCGCTCTAGTCTGCGGTTCTCCATCTCCTACCGGCG GCTGGACCGCCCTACCCGAATCCGCTTCTCAGACTCCACTGGCAGCATCCTGTTTGAACACCCTGCAGCCCCTACCCAAGATGGCCTG GTCTGTGGGGTGTGGCGAGCAGTGCCTCGGTTGTCTCTGCGGCTCCTTAGGGCAGAACAGCTGCACGTGGCACTCGTGACACCCAGTCACCCTTCAGGGGAGGTCTGGGGGCCTCTCATCCGGCATCGGGCCCTGGCCGCAG AGACCTTCAGTGCCATCCTGACCCTGGAAGGCCCCCCACAGCAGGGCATAGGGGGCATTGCCATCCTCACGCTCAGTGACACAGAGGACTCCTTGCATTTTTTGCTGCTCTTCCGTGGGCTGCTGGAAGCCAGGAGTGGGG GACCAGCCCAGGTTCCCTTGCGGCTCCAGATTCTACACCAGGGGAAGCTACTGCGAGAGCTCCAGGCCAATGCCTCGGCCCAG GAGCCGGGCTTTGCTGAAGTGCTGCCCAACCTGACAGCCCAGGAGATGGACTGGCTGGTGCTGGGGGAGCTGCAGATGGCCCTGGAGAGGGCAAGTGGGTCAGGGCTGCGCATCAGTGGACACATTGCTGCCAGGCAGAGCTGTGATG TTCTGCAAAGTGTCCTTTGTGGGGCCGATGCCCTGATCCCTGTTCAGACAGGTGCAGCTGGCTCGGCCAGCCTTACACTGCTAGGAAATGGCTCCCTGATCTACCAA GTACAGGTGGTAGGTACAGGCAGCGAGGTGGTGGCCATGACGCTGGAGACCAAGCCTCAGCGGAGGAACCAGCACACTGTCCTGTGCCACATGGCTGGACTCCAGCCGGGAGGATACATG gcTGTGGGTgtctgccctgggctgggtgccCGGGGGGCTCATATGCTGCTGCAGAATGAGCTGTTCCTGAACGTGGGCACCAAGGACTTCCCAGATGGAGAGCTGCGGGGGCACGTGGCTGCCCTGCCCTACAGCGGGCACAGCGCCCGCCATGATA CACTACCTGTGCCCCTGGCAGGAGCCCTGGTGTTGCCCCCCGTGCAGAGCCAGGCAGCAGGGCATGCCTGGCTCTCCCTGGATACCCACTGTCACCTGCACTATGAAGTGCTGCTGGCTGGGCTTGGTGGCTCAGAACAGGGCACCATCACTGCCCACCTCCTCGGGCCTCCTGGGATGCCAGGGCCCCGGCGGCTGCTGAAGGGATTCTATGGCCCAGAG GCCCAGGGCGTGGTCAAGGATCTGGAGCCTGAGCTGCTGCGGCACCTGGCACAGGGCTCTGCCTCCTTGCTGATCACCACCAAGGGTAGCCCCCAAGGGGAGCTGCGAGGGCAG GTGCACATCGCCAACCAGTGCGAGGCGGGCGGCCTGCGCCTGGCGGCAGCAGGGGCCGAAGAAGTACGGGTGCCCGGGGCTCTGGATGCAGTGGTGGCCGAGGTGGCCGCGCTGCCCGCTGTGCTAGGCCCAGATGCCCCAGCGCCAGCCAAACCTGGTGGCCCCGGGCGGCTCCGAGACCCCAACACCTGCTTCTTCGAGGGGCAGCAGCGCCCCCATGGGGCTCGCTGGGCTCCTAACTATGACCCGCTCTGCTCGCTCTGCACCTGCCAG AGACGCACGGTGATCTGTGACCCCATGGTGTGCCCGCCACCCAGCTGCCCAAGCCCGGTGCAGGCGCCGGATCAGTGCTGCCCTGTGTGCCCGG AGAAGCAAGATGTCGGAGACCTGCCGGGGCTGCCGAAGAACAGGGACCCTGGAGAGG GCTGCTATTTTGATGGCGACCGGAGCTGGCGGGCAGCGGGCACCCGGTGGCACCCTGTCGTGCCCCCATTTGGCTTAATTAAGTGTGCTGTCTGCACCTGCAAG GGGGGCACTGGAGAGGTGCACTGTGAGAAGGTGCAGTGTCCCCGGCTGGCCTGTGCCCAGCCTGTCCGTGCCAACCCCACTGACTGCTGCAAACAGTGTCCAG GGCAGTGGTTCCCGGAGAGCCAGAGCTGGCACCCTTCGGTGCCCCCCTTTGGGGAGATGAGCTGTATCACCTGCAGATGTGGG GCAGGGGTGCCCCACTGTGAGCGGGATGACTGTTCACTGCCACTGTCCTGCGGCCCAGGGAAGGAGAGCCGCTGCTGTTCCCACTGCACAGCCCGGCGGCGGT CAGTTGCAGATACCAGGACAGTTCCAGAGCTGGAGAAAGAAGCTGAAGGCTCCTAG
- the CHRD gene encoding chordin isoform X9: MPSLPAPPAPLLLLGLLLLCSRPARGAGPEHPALPIRPEKEPLPIRGAAGCSFGGKVYALDETWHPDLGEPFGVMRCVLCACEAPQWGRRARGAGRVSCKNIKPECPTLACGQPRQLPGHCCQTCPQERSGPEKQPTGLAFEYPRDPEHRSYSDRGEPGAEDRGRGDGHTDFVALLTGPRSQAVARARVSLLRSSLRFSISYRRLDRPTRIRFSDSTGSILFEHPAAPTQDGLVCGVWRAVPRLSLRLLRAEQLHVALVTPSHPSGEVWGPLIRHRALAAETFSAILTLEGPPQQGIGGIAILTLSDTEDSLHFLLLFRGLLEARSGGPAQVPLRLQILHQGKLLRELQANASAQEPGFAEVLPNLTAQEMDWLVLGELQMALERASGSGLRISGHIAARQSCDVLQSVLCGADALIPVQTGAAGSASLTLLGNGSLIYQVQVVGTGSEVVAMTLETKPQRRNQHTVLCHMAGLQPGGYMAVGVCPGLGARGAHMLLQNELFLNVGTKDFPDGELRGHVAALPYSGHSARHDTLPVPLAGALVLPPVQSQAAGHAWLSLDTHCHLHYEVLLAGLGGSEQGTITAHLLGPPGMPGPRRLLKGFYGPEAQGVVKDLEPELLRHLAQGSASLLITTKGSPQGELRGQVHIANQCEAGGLRLAAAGAEEVRVPGALDAVVAEVAALPAVLGPDAPAPAKPGGPGRLRDPNTCFFEGQQRPHGARWAPNYDPLCSLCTCQRRTVICDPMVCPPPSCPSPVQAPDQCCPVCPEKQDVGDLPGLPKNRDPGEGCYFDGDRSWRAAGTRWHPVVPPFGLIKCAVCTCKGGTGEVHCEKVQCPRLACAQPVRANPTDCCKQCPGQWFPESQSWHPSVPPFGEMSCITCRCGHLRDPQDLVCPAPGRGAPL, encoded by the exons ATGCCGAGCCTCCCGGCCCCGCCGGCCCCGCTGCTGCTCCTCGGGCTGCTGCTGCTCTGCTCCCGGCCGGCCCGCGGCGCCGGCCCCGAGCACCCAGCGCTGCCCATCCGGCCCGAGAAGGAGCCGCTGCCCATTCGGGGAGCAGCAG GCTGCTCCTTCGGCGGGAAGGTCTATGCCTTGGACGAGACGTGGCACCCGGACCTGGGGGAGCCCTTCGGGGTGATGCGCTGCGTGTTGTGTGCCTGCGAGGCG CCTCAGTGGGGTCGCCGCGCAAGGGGCGCGGGCAGGGTCAGCTGCAAGAACATCAAACCCGAGTGCCCAACCCTGGCCTGCGGGCAGCCGCGCCAGCTGCCCGGACACTGCTGCCAGACCTGCCCCCAGG AGCGCAGCGGTCCGGAAAAGCAGCCAACGGGCCTGGCCTTCGAGTATCCGCGGGACCCAGAGCACAGAAGCTACAGCGACCGTGGGGAGCCTGGAGCTGAGGATCGGGGGCGTGGAGACGGCCACACGG ACTTCGTGGCGCTGCTGACGGGGCCAAGGTCGCAAGCGGTGGCACGGGCCCGAGTGTCACTGCTGCGCTCTAGTCTGCGGTTCTCCATCTCCTACCGGCG GCTGGACCGCCCTACCCGAATCCGCTTCTCAGACTCCACTGGCAGCATCCTGTTTGAACACCCTGCAGCCCCTACCCAAGATGGCCTG GTCTGTGGGGTGTGGCGAGCAGTGCCTCGGTTGTCTCTGCGGCTCCTTAGGGCAGAACAGCTGCACGTGGCACTCGTGACACCCAGTCACCCTTCAGGGGAGGTCTGGGGGCCTCTCATCCGGCATCGGGCCCTGGCCGCAG AGACCTTCAGTGCCATCCTGACCCTGGAAGGCCCCCCACAGCAGGGCATAGGGGGCATTGCCATCCTCACGCTCAGTGACACAGAGGACTCCTTGCATTTTTTGCTGCTCTTCCGTGGGCTGCTGGAAGCCAGGAGTGGGG GACCAGCCCAGGTTCCCTTGCGGCTCCAGATTCTACACCAGGGGAAGCTACTGCGAGAGCTCCAGGCCAATGCCTCGGCCCAG GAGCCGGGCTTTGCTGAAGTGCTGCCCAACCTGACAGCCCAGGAGATGGACTGGCTGGTGCTGGGGGAGCTGCAGATGGCCCTGGAGAGGGCAAGTGGGTCAGGGCTGCGCATCAGTGGACACATTGCTGCCAGGCAGAGCTGTGATG TTCTGCAAAGTGTCCTTTGTGGGGCCGATGCCCTGATCCCTGTTCAGACAGGTGCAGCTGGCTCGGCCAGCCTTACACTGCTAGGAAATGGCTCCCTGATCTACCAA GTACAGGTGGTAGGTACAGGCAGCGAGGTGGTGGCCATGACGCTGGAGACCAAGCCTCAGCGGAGGAACCAGCACACTGTCCTGTGCCACATGGCTGGACTCCAGCCGGGAGGATACATG gcTGTGGGTgtctgccctgggctgggtgccCGGGGGGCTCATATGCTGCTGCAGAATGAGCTGTTCCTGAACGTGGGCACCAAGGACTTCCCAGATGGAGAGCTGCGGGGGCACGTGGCTGCCCTGCCCTACAGCGGGCACAGCGCCCGCCATGATA CACTACCTGTGCCCCTGGCAGGAGCCCTGGTGTTGCCCCCCGTGCAGAGCCAGGCAGCAGGGCATGCCTGGCTCTCCCTGGATACCCACTGTCACCTGCACTATGAAGTGCTGCTGGCTGGGCTTGGTGGCTCAGAACAGGGCACCATCACTGCCCACCTCCTCGGGCCTCCTGGGATGCCAGGGCCCCGGCGGCTGCTGAAGGGATTCTATGGCCCAGAG GCCCAGGGCGTGGTCAAGGATCTGGAGCCTGAGCTGCTGCGGCACCTGGCACAGGGCTCTGCCTCCTTGCTGATCACCACCAAGGGTAGCCCCCAAGGGGAGCTGCGAGGGCAG GTGCACATCGCCAACCAGTGCGAGGCGGGCGGCCTGCGCCTGGCGGCAGCAGGGGCCGAAGAAGTACGGGTGCCCGGGGCTCTGGATGCAGTGGTGGCCGAGGTGGCCGCGCTGCCCGCTGTGCTAGGCCCAGATGCCCCAGCGCCAGCCAAACCTGGTGGCCCCGGGCGGCTCCGAGACCCCAACACCTGCTTCTTCGAGGGGCAGCAGCGCCCCCATGGGGCTCGCTGGGCTCCTAACTATGACCCGCTCTGCTCGCTCTGCACCTGCCAG AGACGCACGGTGATCTGTGACCCCATGGTGTGCCCGCCACCCAGCTGCCCAAGCCCGGTGCAGGCGCCGGATCAGTGCTGCCCTGTGTGCCCGG AGAAGCAAGATGTCGGAGACCTGCCGGGGCTGCCGAAGAACAGGGACCCTGGAGAGG GCTGCTATTTTGATGGCGACCGGAGCTGGCGGGCAGCGGGCACCCGGTGGCACCCTGTCGTGCCCCCATTTGGCTTAATTAAGTGTGCTGTCTGCACCTGCAAG GGGGGCACTGGAGAGGTGCACTGTGAGAAGGTGCAGTGTCCCCGGCTGGCCTGTGCCCAGCCTGTCCGTGCCAACCCCACTGACTGCTGCAAACAGTGTCCAG GGCAGTGGTTCCCGGAGAGCCAGAGCTGGCACCCTTCGGTGCCCCCCTTTGGGGAGATGAGCTGTATCACCTGCAGATGTGGG CACCTCAGGGACCCTCAGGATCTGGTCTGTCCTGCACCAGGCAGGGGTGCCCCACTGTGA
- the CHRD gene encoding chordin isoform X8, with translation MPSLPAPPAPLLLLGLLLLCSRPARGAGPEHPALPIRPEKEPLPIRGAAGCSFGGKVYALDETWHPDLGEPFGVMRCVLCACEAPQWGRRARGAGRVSCKNIKPECPTLACGQPRQLPGHCCQTCPQERSGPEKQPTGLAFEYPRDPEHRSYSDRGEPGAEDRGRGDGHTDFVALLTGPRSQAVARARVSLLRSSLRFSISYRRLDRPTRIRFSDSTGSILFEHPAAPTQDGLVCGVWRAVPRLSLRLLRAEQLHVALVTPSHPSGEVWGPLIRHRALAAETFSAILTLEGPPQQGIGGIAILTLSDTEDSLHFLLLFRGLLEARSGGPAQVPLRLQILHQGKLLRELQANASAQEPGFAEVLPNLTAQEMDWLVLGELQMALERASGSGLRISGHIAARQSCDVLQSVLCGADALIPVQTGAAGSASLTLLGNGSLIYQVQVVGTGSEVVAMTLETKPQRRNQHTVLCHMAGLQPGGYMAVGVCPGLGARGAHMLLQNELFLNVGTKDFPDGELRGHVAALPYSGHSARHDTLPVPLAGALVLPPVQSQAAGHAWLSLDTHCHLHYEVLLAGLGGSEQGTITAHLLGPPGMPGPRRLLKGFYGPEAQGVVKDLEPELLRHLAQGSASLLITTKGSPQGELRGQVHIANQCEAGGLRLAAAGAEEVRVPGALDAVVAEVAALPAVLGPDAPAPAKPGGPGRLRDPNTCFFEGQQRPHGARWAPNYDPLCSLCTCQRRTVICDPMVCPPPSCPSPVQAPDQCCPVCPEKQDVGDLPGLPKNRDPGEGCYFDGDRSWRAAGTRWHPVVPPFGLIKCAVCTCKGGTGEVHCEKVQCPRLACAQPVRANPTDCCKQCPVGSGAHPQLGDPMQADGPRGCRFAGQWFPESQSWHPSVPPFGEMSCITCRCGHLRDPQDLVCPAPGRGAPL, from the exons ATGCCGAGCCTCCCGGCCCCGCCGGCCCCGCTGCTGCTCCTCGGGCTGCTGCTGCTCTGCTCCCGGCCGGCCCGCGGCGCCGGCCCCGAGCACCCAGCGCTGCCCATCCGGCCCGAGAAGGAGCCGCTGCCCATTCGGGGAGCAGCAG GCTGCTCCTTCGGCGGGAAGGTCTATGCCTTGGACGAGACGTGGCACCCGGACCTGGGGGAGCCCTTCGGGGTGATGCGCTGCGTGTTGTGTGCCTGCGAGGCG CCTCAGTGGGGTCGCCGCGCAAGGGGCGCGGGCAGGGTCAGCTGCAAGAACATCAAACCCGAGTGCCCAACCCTGGCCTGCGGGCAGCCGCGCCAGCTGCCCGGACACTGCTGCCAGACCTGCCCCCAGG AGCGCAGCGGTCCGGAAAAGCAGCCAACGGGCCTGGCCTTCGAGTATCCGCGGGACCCAGAGCACAGAAGCTACAGCGACCGTGGGGAGCCTGGAGCTGAGGATCGGGGGCGTGGAGACGGCCACACGG ACTTCGTGGCGCTGCTGACGGGGCCAAGGTCGCAAGCGGTGGCACGGGCCCGAGTGTCACTGCTGCGCTCTAGTCTGCGGTTCTCCATCTCCTACCGGCG GCTGGACCGCCCTACCCGAATCCGCTTCTCAGACTCCACTGGCAGCATCCTGTTTGAACACCCTGCAGCCCCTACCCAAGATGGCCTG GTCTGTGGGGTGTGGCGAGCAGTGCCTCGGTTGTCTCTGCGGCTCCTTAGGGCAGAACAGCTGCACGTGGCACTCGTGACACCCAGTCACCCTTCAGGGGAGGTCTGGGGGCCTCTCATCCGGCATCGGGCCCTGGCCGCAG AGACCTTCAGTGCCATCCTGACCCTGGAAGGCCCCCCACAGCAGGGCATAGGGGGCATTGCCATCCTCACGCTCAGTGACACAGAGGACTCCTTGCATTTTTTGCTGCTCTTCCGTGGGCTGCTGGAAGCCAGGAGTGGGG GACCAGCCCAGGTTCCCTTGCGGCTCCAGATTCTACACCAGGGGAAGCTACTGCGAGAGCTCCAGGCCAATGCCTCGGCCCAG GAGCCGGGCTTTGCTGAAGTGCTGCCCAACCTGACAGCCCAGGAGATGGACTGGCTGGTGCTGGGGGAGCTGCAGATGGCCCTGGAGAGGGCAAGTGGGTCAGGGCTGCGCATCAGTGGACACATTGCTGCCAGGCAGAGCTGTGATG TTCTGCAAAGTGTCCTTTGTGGGGCCGATGCCCTGATCCCTGTTCAGACAGGTGCAGCTGGCTCGGCCAGCCTTACACTGCTAGGAAATGGCTCCCTGATCTACCAA GTACAGGTGGTAGGTACAGGCAGCGAGGTGGTGGCCATGACGCTGGAGACCAAGCCTCAGCGGAGGAACCAGCACACTGTCCTGTGCCACATGGCTGGACTCCAGCCGGGAGGATACATG gcTGTGGGTgtctgccctgggctgggtgccCGGGGGGCTCATATGCTGCTGCAGAATGAGCTGTTCCTGAACGTGGGCACCAAGGACTTCCCAGATGGAGAGCTGCGGGGGCACGTGGCTGCCCTGCCCTACAGCGGGCACAGCGCCCGCCATGATA CACTACCTGTGCCCCTGGCAGGAGCCCTGGTGTTGCCCCCCGTGCAGAGCCAGGCAGCAGGGCATGCCTGGCTCTCCCTGGATACCCACTGTCACCTGCACTATGAAGTGCTGCTGGCTGGGCTTGGTGGCTCAGAACAGGGCACCATCACTGCCCACCTCCTCGGGCCTCCTGGGATGCCAGGGCCCCGGCGGCTGCTGAAGGGATTCTATGGCCCAGAG GCCCAGGGCGTGGTCAAGGATCTGGAGCCTGAGCTGCTGCGGCACCTGGCACAGGGCTCTGCCTCCTTGCTGATCACCACCAAGGGTAGCCCCCAAGGGGAGCTGCGAGGGCAG GTGCACATCGCCAACCAGTGCGAGGCGGGCGGCCTGCGCCTGGCGGCAGCAGGGGCCGAAGAAGTACGGGTGCCCGGGGCTCTGGATGCAGTGGTGGCCGAGGTGGCCGCGCTGCCCGCTGTGCTAGGCCCAGATGCCCCAGCGCCAGCCAAACCTGGTGGCCCCGGGCGGCTCCGAGACCCCAACACCTGCTTCTTCGAGGGGCAGCAGCGCCCCCATGGGGCTCGCTGGGCTCCTAACTATGACCCGCTCTGCTCGCTCTGCACCTGCCAG AGACGCACGGTGATCTGTGACCCCATGGTGTGCCCGCCACCCAGCTGCCCAAGCCCGGTGCAGGCGCCGGATCAGTGCTGCCCTGTGTGCCCGG AGAAGCAAGATGTCGGAGACCTGCCGGGGCTGCCGAAGAACAGGGACCCTGGAGAGG GCTGCTATTTTGATGGCGACCGGAGCTGGCGGGCAGCGGGCACCCGGTGGCACCCTGTCGTGCCCCCATTTGGCTTAATTAAGTGTGCTGTCTGCACCTGCAAG GGGGGCACTGGAGAGGTGCACTGTGAGAAGGTGCAGTGTCCCCGGCTGGCCTGTGCCCAGCCTGTCCGTGCCAACCCCACTGACTGCTGCAAACAGTGTCCAG TGGGGTCAGGGGCCCACCCCCAACTGGGGGACCCCATGCAGGCTGATGGGCCCCGGGGCTGCCGTTTTGCAGGGCAGTGGTTCCCGGAGAGCCAGAGCTGGCACCCTTCGGTGCCCCCCTTTGGGGAGATGAGCTGTATCACCTGCAGATGTGGG CACCTCAGGGACCCTCAGGATCTGGTCTGTCCTGCACCAGGCAGGGGTGCCCCACTGTGA
- the CHRD gene encoding chordin isoform X6 has protein sequence MPSLPAPPAPLLLLGLLLLCSRPARGAGPEHPALPIRPEKEPLPIRGAAGCSFGGKVYALDETWHPDLGEPFGVMRCVLCACEAPQWGRRARGAGRVSCKNIKPECPTLACGQPRQLPGHCCQTCPQERSGPEKQPTGLAFEYPRDPEHRSYSDRGEPGAEDRGRGDGHTDFVALLTGPRSQAVARARVSLLRSSLRFSISYRRLDRPTRIRFSDSTGSILFEHPAAPTQDGLVCGVWRAVPRLSLRLLRAEQLHVALVTPSHPSGEVWGPLIRHRALAAETFSAILTLEGPPQQGIGGIAILTLSDTEDSLHFLLLFRGLLEARSGGPAQVPLRLQILHQGKLLRELQANASAQEPGFAEVLPNLTAQEMDWLVLGELQMALERASGSGLRISGHIAARQSCDVLQSVLCGADALIPVQTGAAGSASLTLLGNGSLIYQVQVVGTGSEVVAMTLETKPQRRNQHTVLCHMAGLQPGGYMAVGVCPGLGARGAHMLLQNELFLNVGTKDFPDGELRGHVAALPYSGHSARHDTLPVPLAGALVLPPVQSQAAGHAWLSLDTHCHLHYEVLLAGLGGSEQGTITAHLLGPPGMPGPRRLLKGFYGPEAQGVVKDLEPELLRHLAQGSASLLITTKGSPQGELRGQVHIANQCEAGGLRLAAAGAEEVRVPGALDAVVAEVAALPAVLGPDAPAPAKPGGPGRLRDPNTCFFEGQQRPHGARWAPNYDPLCSLCTCQRRTVICDPMVCPPPSCPSPVQAPDQCCPVCPEKQDVGDLPGLPKNRDPGEGCYFDGDRSWRAAGTRWHPVVPPFGLIKCAVCTCKGGTGEVHCEKVQCPRLACAQPVRANPTDCCKQCPVGSGAHPQLGDPMQADGPRGCRFAGQWFPESQSWHPSVPPFGEMSCITCRCGAGVPHCERDDCSLPLSCGPGKESRCCSHCTARRR, from the exons ATGCCGAGCCTCCCGGCCCCGCCGGCCCCGCTGCTGCTCCTCGGGCTGCTGCTGCTCTGCTCCCGGCCGGCCCGCGGCGCCGGCCCCGAGCACCCAGCGCTGCCCATCCGGCCCGAGAAGGAGCCGCTGCCCATTCGGGGAGCAGCAG GCTGCTCCTTCGGCGGGAAGGTCTATGCCTTGGACGAGACGTGGCACCCGGACCTGGGGGAGCCCTTCGGGGTGATGCGCTGCGTGTTGTGTGCCTGCGAGGCG CCTCAGTGGGGTCGCCGCGCAAGGGGCGCGGGCAGGGTCAGCTGCAAGAACATCAAACCCGAGTGCCCAACCCTGGCCTGCGGGCAGCCGCGCCAGCTGCCCGGACACTGCTGCCAGACCTGCCCCCAGG AGCGCAGCGGTCCGGAAAAGCAGCCAACGGGCCTGGCCTTCGAGTATCCGCGGGACCCAGAGCACAGAAGCTACAGCGACCGTGGGGAGCCTGGAGCTGAGGATCGGGGGCGTGGAGACGGCCACACGG ACTTCGTGGCGCTGCTGACGGGGCCAAGGTCGCAAGCGGTGGCACGGGCCCGAGTGTCACTGCTGCGCTCTAGTCTGCGGTTCTCCATCTCCTACCGGCG GCTGGACCGCCCTACCCGAATCCGCTTCTCAGACTCCACTGGCAGCATCCTGTTTGAACACCCTGCAGCCCCTACCCAAGATGGCCTG GTCTGTGGGGTGTGGCGAGCAGTGCCTCGGTTGTCTCTGCGGCTCCTTAGGGCAGAACAGCTGCACGTGGCACTCGTGACACCCAGTCACCCTTCAGGGGAGGTCTGGGGGCCTCTCATCCGGCATCGGGCCCTGGCCGCAG AGACCTTCAGTGCCATCCTGACCCTGGAAGGCCCCCCACAGCAGGGCATAGGGGGCATTGCCATCCTCACGCTCAGTGACACAGAGGACTCCTTGCATTTTTTGCTGCTCTTCCGTGGGCTGCTGGAAGCCAGGAGTGGGG GACCAGCCCAGGTTCCCTTGCGGCTCCAGATTCTACACCAGGGGAAGCTACTGCGAGAGCTCCAGGCCAATGCCTCGGCCCAG GAGCCGGGCTTTGCTGAAGTGCTGCCCAACCTGACAGCCCAGGAGATGGACTGGCTGGTGCTGGGGGAGCTGCAGATGGCCCTGGAGAGGGCAAGTGGGTCAGGGCTGCGCATCAGTGGACACATTGCTGCCAGGCAGAGCTGTGATG TTCTGCAAAGTGTCCTTTGTGGGGCCGATGCCCTGATCCCTGTTCAGACAGGTGCAGCTGGCTCGGCCAGCCTTACACTGCTAGGAAATGGCTCCCTGATCTACCAA GTACAGGTGGTAGGTACAGGCAGCGAGGTGGTGGCCATGACGCTGGAGACCAAGCCTCAGCGGAGGAACCAGCACACTGTCCTGTGCCACATGGCTGGACTCCAGCCGGGAGGATACATG gcTGTGGGTgtctgccctgggctgggtgccCGGGGGGCTCATATGCTGCTGCAGAATGAGCTGTTCCTGAACGTGGGCACCAAGGACTTCCCAGATGGAGAGCTGCGGGGGCACGTGGCTGCCCTGCCCTACAGCGGGCACAGCGCCCGCCATGATA CACTACCTGTGCCCCTGGCAGGAGCCCTGGTGTTGCCCCCCGTGCAGAGCCAGGCAGCAGGGCATGCCTGGCTCTCCCTGGATACCCACTGTCACCTGCACTATGAAGTGCTGCTGGCTGGGCTTGGTGGCTCAGAACAGGGCACCATCACTGCCCACCTCCTCGGGCCTCCTGGGATGCCAGGGCCCCGGCGGCTGCTGAAGGGATTCTATGGCCCAGAG GCCCAGGGCGTGGTCAAGGATCTGGAGCCTGAGCTGCTGCGGCACCTGGCACAGGGCTCTGCCTCCTTGCTGATCACCACCAAGGGTAGCCCCCAAGGGGAGCTGCGAGGGCAG GTGCACATCGCCAACCAGTGCGAGGCGGGCGGCCTGCGCCTGGCGGCAGCAGGGGCCGAAGAAGTACGGGTGCCCGGGGCTCTGGATGCAGTGGTGGCCGAGGTGGCCGCGCTGCCCGCTGTGCTAGGCCCAGATGCCCCAGCGCCAGCCAAACCTGGTGGCCCCGGGCGGCTCCGAGACCCCAACACCTGCTTCTTCGAGGGGCAGCAGCGCCCCCATGGGGCTCGCTGGGCTCCTAACTATGACCCGCTCTGCTCGCTCTGCACCTGCCAG AGACGCACGGTGATCTGTGACCCCATGGTGTGCCCGCCACCCAGCTGCCCAAGCCCGGTGCAGGCGCCGGATCAGTGCTGCCCTGTGTGCCCGG AGAAGCAAGATGTCGGAGACCTGCCGGGGCTGCCGAAGAACAGGGACCCTGGAGAGG GCTGCTATTTTGATGGCGACCGGAGCTGGCGGGCAGCGGGCACCCGGTGGCACCCTGTCGTGCCCCCATTTGGCTTAATTAAGTGTGCTGTCTGCACCTGCAAG GGGGGCACTGGAGAGGTGCACTGTGAGAAGGTGCAGTGTCCCCGGCTGGCCTGTGCCCAGCCTGTCCGTGCCAACCCCACTGACTGCTGCAAACAGTGTCCAG TGGGGTCAGGGGCCCACCCCCAACTGGGGGACCCCATGCAGGCTGATGGGCCCCGGGGCTGCCGTTTTGCAGGGCAGTGGTTCCCGGAGAGCCAGAGCTGGCACCCTTCGGTGCCCCCCTTTGGGGAGATGAGCTGTATCACCTGCAGATGTGGG GCAGGGGTGCCCCACTGTGAGCGGGATGACTGTTCACTGCCACTGTCCTGCGGCCCAGGGAAGGAGAGCCGCTGCTGTTCCCACTGCACAGCCCGGCGGCGGT GA